The following nucleotide sequence is from Streptomyces brevispora.
CGTCGGACGAGGGAACGCGGAACGGCCGCCGGTTGTCCGGGTCGACCAGCGCCAGATACTCGCGCTCGGTTCCCTGGTAGAGATCCGGCACCCCCGGCATCGTCAGATGCACCAGCGCCGCACCGAGCGCGTTGGCCCGTACATGCGGGGCGAGCGTGCCCGCGAACCGCTCCAGCAGCGCCCGCACCGGACCGGTGTCGGCGGCCGGACCGGCGGCGACGAAGTCGGACAGCGCCCGCTCGTACCCCGGATCGGGTTCGGTCCAGCTGGTGAAGAGCCCCGACTCGCGCACCGCCTTCAGCAGCGCGGGCTCCAGCCGCGCCGCCTGCTCACCCGCCGGGAACCCCACGCAGCCGAACGCGGTCTGCCACGCCTGCCAGGCCAGCTGCGGATCGGGGGCGGCCGCCGGAGTCGTCCGGGCCAGCTCCGCCACCAGCCGCGACCACGGCCCCGGACACTCCGACAGCACCGCGACGGCGGCCCGGACGTCGGCGCTGCGCTTGGTGTCGTGCGTGGTCAGCGCCGTGCCGGTGGCGGGCCAGTCCCGGGCGAGCCGGGTACAGAAGGCGTGGAAGTCCTCCGGTGCCACCGCCGGCTGCCCCGGATCACCGCCCACCTCGTTGGCGGAGATCAGCGGCACGTAGCGGTAGTACGCGGTGTCCTCGACCGACTTGGCCCGCAGCGCGGACGCCGTCTGCGCGAACCGGGCACAGAACGCCGCCCGGTCGCCGCCCGCGCCGAGCCGCCCCAGCGCCAGCTCCCGCACCACATCGACGGCCGACGCCTCCTCCCGCACCGCGAACACCGCCTTGGCATCGCTCACCGCCGTCGCGTCGAGCGCCGCCGCGGCCGACTCCGTGCAGGGGCCGCCCGCCGTCACGTACGGGCGGTAGACCGGCATCCGGACGAGCAGCTCGCGCACCGCGGTGCGCAGCGCCCACGGGGCGTGGTCGCGCAGCGCGGGGTCCTCGGCGCAGATGCGCGACGCCAGCCGGGTCAGCAGTCCGGTCTCGGCGGCCAGCTCATGGGTGACGACGCGGTACGCGGCCCGGCGCACGGTCGCCGTCCAGTAGCCGCCCCGGTCGCCGGCCGGGGAGGCGGACTCCCGGTAGTGGCCGAGCAGTTCCGCCGCGCCCGCCGGATCGACGAAGAGGCCGTCGATCCGGTGCAGCGCGTCGTACCCGGTCGTCCCGGCCACCGCCCAGCCGGCCGGCAGCGGTTCGGGACCGGTGAGGATCTTCTCCACCACGGTCCACGTACCGCCGCTCGCCTCGGAGAGCCGCTCCAGATAGGCGGCCGGGTCGGCGAGCCCGTCCGGGTGGTCGATCCGCAGGCCATCGACGATTTTGTCCCGGACCAGTTCGAGGATCTTGGCGTGGGTGGCGGCGAAGACCTCCGGGTCCTCCACCCGCACCCCGATCAGCTCCGAGATGGTGAAGAACCGCCGGTAGTTCAGCTCGGTCCGGGCCAGCCGCCACCAGCCGAGCCGGTAGTGCTGGGCGTCCAGCAGCTCGGGCAGGTCGAGACCGGCGGTGCCGGCCCGGAGCGGGAACGCCTGCTCGCCGTAGCGCAGCACATCCCCGTCGACCCGGAGCCCGCCGATCTCCTCGCCGAGCCGCCCGGCGAGCACGGGCAGCAGGATCCGCCCGTCGCCCGCCGCCCAGTCGATGTCGAACCAGCGGGCGTATGGGGAGCCGGGCCCCTCACGAAGGACCTCCCACAGCGCGTGATTGCGCCGGGGGTCGGCCGCCATGTGGTTGGGCACGATGTCCAGGACCAGCCCGAGCCCGTGCTCCCGAGCGGTGCCGGCGAGCTGCCGCAGCCCTTCCTCGCCGCCCAGCTCGGCGCGCACCCGGCCGTGGTCGACGACGTCGTAGCCGTGCCGGGAGCCGGGCACGGCTTCGAGGACCGGGGACAGATGAAGATGGGAGACGCCGAGCGTGGCGAGGTACGGCACGGCGTCCTCGGCGGCCGAGAACGGGAAGTCCGGCTGGAGCTGAAGCCGGTACGTGGCGGAAGGCGTCATGAAGGCGTTCGTACCCAGATCCGGGCCTTCTGTGTCACCCGGTCACACCCAAGTGCTCGACCGGCGGTGCCGTGACCGCTCCCGCCACCACTTCCGTCAGCCTCCCGTCGGCTTCACCGTCACCGCTCCCGTCACCGCTCCCGTCATCGTTCCCCGGGTCGGCCCGGGTCGGCCCGGGCCGACCCGGGTCCGAGGGGCAGGCCCTACGCCGGCCGCTGGAGCACCGCCATGCTCCGTCCCACCAGCGTCACCCGATCGCCCGCCGCCACCTTCGGCCCCGCGCCGGTCAGCACTCCGGCGGGGCGCGCCGTGTCGACGACCACATGCCACTGCCGCCCATGGTTCACCGGGACGGCGAAATCCAGCGTCTCGGCGCTCGCGTTGAACATCAGCAGGAACGAGTCGTCGGAGATCCGCTCGCCGCGCGGGCCCGGCTCCGAGATGGCGTGCCCGTTCAGAAAGACCGTCAGGGCCTTGGCGTGCGCCGCCTGCCAGTCCCGCTGGGTCATCTCCGCGCCCTCCGGCGTGAACCAGGCGATGTCCGAGAGCTCGTCGTGCGTGCCCTCCACCGGCCGCCCGTGGAAGAACCGGCGGCGCCGGAAGACCGGATGGTCCCGGCGCAGCCACACCATGGCCCGGGTGAACTCCAGCAGGCTGCTGCCGAGCCCGTCGCCGTCCCGCGGTTCCGTCTCCTCCTCGTCGTCCGCCGCCGCCTCGGCCGGGCCGGGCCAGTGCACCCAGGACAGCTCGCTGTCCTGGCAGTACCCGTTGTTGTTGCCCAGCTGGGTGCGGCCGAACTCGTCGCCGTGACTCAGCATCGGCACGCCCTGCGACAGCATCAGCGTGGCGATGAAGTTCCGCATCTGCCGTTCGCGCAGCTCCAGCACCTCGGGCCGGTCCGTCTCCCCCTCCACACCGCAGTTCCAGGACCGGTTGTGGCTCTCGCCGTCCCGGTTGCCCTCGCCGTTGGCCTCGTTGTGCTTGTCGTTGTACGAGACCAGGTCGTGCAGGGTGAATCCGTCGTGGCAGGTGGTGAAGTTGATCGAGGCGAGCGGCCGCCGGCCGTCGTCCTGGTACAGATCCGATGAGCCGGTCAGCCTCCCGGCGAACTCGGCCAGCGTCCGGGGCTCACCGCGCCACAGGTCCCGTACCGTGTCCCGGTACTTCCCGTTCCACTCGGTCCACAGCGGCGGGAAGTTCCCCACCTGGTATCCGCCCTCACCCACGTCCCACGGCTCCGCGATCAGCTTCACCTGGCTGACCACCGGGTCCTGCTGCACGAGGTCGAAGAACGACGACAGCCGGTCCACCTCGTGGAACTGACGGGCCAGCGTGGCCGCCAGATCGAAGCGGAACCCGTCCACATGCATCTCGGTCACCCAGTACCGCAGCGAGTCCATGATCAGCTGGAGCACGTGCGGGGAGCGCATCAGCAGCGAGTTCCCGGTGCCCGTGGTGTCCGTGTAGTAGCGCTGGTCGTCGGCGAGCCGGTAGTACGAGGCGTTGTCCAGGCCCCGGAAGGAGAGCGTCGGACCCAGGTGGTTGCCCTCCGCCGTGTGGTTGTAGACCACGTCGAGGATCACCTCGATGCCCGCCTGGTGCAGCGCCCGTACGGCCTGCTTGAACTCGAGCACCTGCTCGCCCCGGTCGCCCCAGGAGGCATAGGCGTTGTGCGGGGCGAAGAAGCCGATGGTGTTGTAGCCCCAGTAGTTGGCGAGCCCCGCGTCCGCCAGCCGGTGGTCCTGGACGAACTGGTGCACCGGCATCAGTTCGATCGCCGTGACCCCGAGCTCCGTCAGATGCGCGATGACCTCCGGATGGGCCAGCCCCGCGTAGGTGCCGCGCAGCTCCTTCGGCAGCCCCGGGTGAAGCATCGTCAGGCCCTTCACATGGGCCTCGTAGATCACCGTGCGGTGGTAGTCCGTACGGGGGCGCCGGTCGTCGCCCCAGTCGAAGTACGGATTGACCACGACGGACGTCATGGTGTGCGGCGCCGAGTCGAGGTCGTTGCGGGCGTCCGGCCGGCCGAACGGATAGCCGTACACCGCCTCGCCCCACTGGATCTGTCCGGCG
It contains:
- the glgX gene encoding glycogen debranching protein GlgX — translated: MQVWPGQAYPLGATYDGAGTNFAVFSEAAHRIELCLLHDDGSEMAVELRETDAFVRHAYLPGVMPGQRYGFRVHGPYEPQRGARCNSAKLLLDPYARAVAGQIQWGEAVYGYPFGRPDARNDLDSAPHTMTSVVVNPYFDWGDDRRPRTDYHRTVIYEAHVKGLTMLHPGLPKELRGTYAGLAHPEVIAHLTELGVTAIELMPVHQFVQDHRLADAGLANYWGYNTIGFFAPHNAYASWGDRGEQVLEFKQAVRALHQAGIEVILDVVYNHTAEGNHLGPTLSFRGLDNASYYRLADDQRYYTDTTGTGNSLLMRSPHVLQLIMDSLRYWVTEMHVDGFRFDLAATLARQFHEVDRLSSFFDLVQQDPVVSQVKLIAEPWDVGEGGYQVGNFPPLWTEWNGKYRDTVRDLWRGEPRTLAEFAGRLTGSSDLYQDDGRRPLASINFTTCHDGFTLHDLVSYNDKHNEANGEGNRDGESHNRSWNCGVEGETDRPEVLELRERQMRNFIATLMLSQGVPMLSHGDEFGRTQLGNNNGYCQDSELSWVHWPGPAEAAADDEEETEPRDGDGLGSSLLEFTRAMVWLRRDHPVFRRRRFFHGRPVEGTHDELSDIAWFTPEGAEMTQRDWQAAHAKALTVFLNGHAISEPGPRGERISDDSFLLMFNASAETLDFAVPVNHGRQWHVVVDTARPAGVLTGAGPKVAAGDRVTLVGRSMAVLQRPA
- the treY gene encoding malto-oligosyltrehalose synthase, whose product is MTPSATYRLQLQPDFPFSAAEDAVPYLATLGVSHLHLSPVLEAVPGSRHGYDVVDHGRVRAELGGEEGLRQLAGTAREHGLGLVLDIVPNHMAADPRRNHALWEVLREGPGSPYARWFDIDWAAGDGRILLPVLAGRLGEEIGGLRVDGDVLRYGEQAFPLRAGTAGLDLPELLDAQHYRLGWWRLARTELNYRRFFTISELIGVRVEDPEVFAATHAKILELVRDKIVDGLRIDHPDGLADPAAYLERLSEASGGTWTVVEKILTGPEPLPAGWAVAGTTGYDALHRIDGLFVDPAGAAELLGHYRESASPAGDRGGYWTATVRRAAYRVVTHELAAETGLLTRLASRICAEDPALRDHAPWALRTAVRELLVRMPVYRPYVTAGGPCTESAAAALDATAVSDAKAVFAVREEASAVDVVRELALGRLGAGGDRAAFCARFAQTASALRAKSVEDTAYYRYVPLISANEVGGDPGQPAVAPEDFHAFCTRLARDWPATGTALTTHDTKRSADVRAAVAVLSECPGPWSRLVAELARTTPAAAPDPQLAWQAWQTAFGCVGFPAGEQAARLEPALLKAVRESGLFTSWTEPDPGYERALSDFVAAGPAADTGPVRALLERFAGTLAPHVRANALGAALVHLTMPGVPDLYQGTEREYLALVDPDNRRPFRVPSSDAPFDEKEALTVAALRLRRERPGVFGESGTYAPLAACGPAAGHCLAFCRSGEVVTAVTRLSLRLTEAGGWRGTELALPDDGVWRDLLTPGREFSGGTAAVAELFAERPVALLSRVVPGGTAGLG